In the genome of Kitasatospora cathayae, one region contains:
- a CDS encoding phosphoribosyltransferase, whose translation MRSGTGSSAGSGARSGARRGEWNGRWVAERAGIALTGSERLPELVGLALRSGNPRRAHLLVSSVLGKHVPQRPAVVHGAGLELGRRVRGLLGVEAAARAVVLGYAETATGLGHSVADGLDAPYLHSTRRAVPGIPPVGGFEEEHSHATGHLLLPVDPELLGGGGPLVLVDDELSTGRTVLNTIRELHGRHPRSHYVVAALVDLRPADDRHRLAAAAAELGVRLDVVATASGRVDLPEDIVARAERLIAAVPPAVPPPAVDPAPLVRVELDWPAGLPDGGRHGFTARDRERLDAVLPALAGQLASALAGSGPEGSRPEGSRPEGSRPEGSGPQRVLVLGFEELMYAPLRLAEALAQRLGGDRVRYSTTTRSPVLAVDDPGYAIRTRLAFPAHDDPQDGASRERYVYNVAPGVDGTRRFDAVVLVVDDVADTAALHQGEYALLRQLRQVTGRVVLAVLPSHRPALPSPPPAPLPPAPPFGPLPAPLYGPAFSSYRPEEVAWLLKDLSGVRLEAPTEEREEAVQNGGAHYAESLPVEYRPSPEYQELFHQALRGSAGRIALAVGTVAETLLRERGPRLVLASLARAGTPVGILVRRWLAFAHGLDVPHYAVSIVRGRGIDRVALRYLAAHHRAADVVFVDGWTGKGAITRELAEALVGTGFDPDLAVLADSGRCVRTYGTRDDFLIPSACLNSTVSGLVSRTVLRAGLIGPGDFHGAKHYAELAGGDVSEAFLAAVAARFGDVRAEAVEGAGRLAADPDRTPDWAGWAAVERISAEYGIDDVNLVKPGVGETTRVLLRRVPWRVLARRGAGADLDHVRLLAAQRGVPVEEVDGLPYSCVGLIHPRYSRGATGASGRAVRGRES comes from the coding sequence GTGCGGAGCGGCACGGGGAGCAGTGCGGGGAGTGGCGCGCGGAGCGGTGCGCGGCGTGGTGAGTGGAACGGGCGCTGGGTCGCCGAGCGGGCCGGGATAGCGCTGACCGGATCGGAGCGCCTGCCCGAGCTCGTCGGCCTGGCCCTGCGCTCCGGCAACCCCAGGCGCGCCCATCTGCTGGTCTCCAGCGTGCTCGGCAAGCACGTGCCGCAGCGGCCCGCCGTGGTGCACGGCGCAGGCCTCGAACTCGGCCGCCGGGTCCGCGGGTTGCTCGGTGTCGAGGCGGCCGCGCGAGCCGTCGTGCTCGGCTACGCGGAGACGGCCACCGGCCTCGGCCACAGCGTCGCCGACGGCCTCGACGCGCCCTACCTGCACTCCACCCGCCGCGCCGTCCCGGGGATCCCACCGGTCGGCGGGTTCGAGGAGGAGCACTCGCACGCCACCGGGCACCTGCTGCTTCCCGTCGATCCCGAACTCCTGGGTGGCGGCGGTCCGTTGGTGCTGGTGGACGACGAGCTCTCGACCGGCCGGACGGTCCTCAACACCATCCGCGAACTGCACGGCCGCCACCCGCGCAGCCACTACGTGGTGGCCGCCCTGGTCGATCTGCGCCCGGCCGACGACCGGCACCGACTCGCCGCGGCCGCCGCCGAACTCGGCGTCCGGCTGGACGTGGTGGCCACCGCGAGCGGCCGCGTCGACCTGCCCGAGGACATCGTGGCGCGGGCCGAACGGCTGATCGCCGCGGTGCCCCCGGCCGTCCCGCCCCCGGCGGTCGACCCCGCCCCGCTGGTCCGGGTCGAGCTGGACTGGCCCGCCGGGCTGCCGGACGGCGGCCGGCACGGCTTCACCGCCCGTGACCGCGAGCGGCTCGACGCCGTACTGCCCGCGCTGGCCGGGCAGTTGGCCTCGGCGCTGGCGGGGAGCGGGCCGGAGGGGAGCCGGCCGGAGGGGAGCCGGCCGGAGGGGAGCCGGCCGGAGGGGAGCGGGCCGCAGCGGGTGCTGGTGCTCGGCTTCGAGGAGCTGATGTACGCGCCGCTGCGGCTGGCCGAGGCGCTCGCCCAGCGGCTCGGCGGCGACCGCGTCCGCTACTCCACCACCACCCGCTCGCCCGTCCTCGCCGTGGACGACCCCGGCTACGCCATCCGCACCCGGCTGGCCTTCCCGGCCCACGACGACCCGCAGGACGGCGCTTCGCGCGAACGCTACGTCTACAACGTCGCCCCCGGCGTCGACGGGACCCGCCGCTTCGACGCCGTGGTGCTGGTGGTGGACGACGTAGCCGACACCGCTGCCCTGCACCAGGGGGAGTACGCGCTGCTACGCCAGCTGCGGCAGGTCACCGGCCGGGTGGTGCTCGCGGTGCTGCCCTCGCACCGGCCCGCGCTGCCCAGCCCGCCGCCCGCCCCGCTGCCGCCCGCCCCGCCGTTCGGGCCCCTGCCCGCCCCGCTGTACGGGCCGGCGTTCTCCTCGTACCGCCCGGAGGAGGTGGCCTGGCTGCTCAAGGACCTCTCCGGCGTCCGACTGGAGGCCCCCACCGAGGAACGCGAGGAGGCCGTCCAGAACGGCGGCGCGCACTACGCCGAGTCGCTGCCGGTCGAGTACCGGCCCAGCCCCGAGTACCAGGAGCTGTTCCACCAGGCGCTGCGCGGCTCCGCGGGCCGGATCGCGCTCGCCGTCGGCACCGTCGCCGAGACGCTGCTGCGCGAGCGCGGGCCCCGCCTGGTCCTGGCCTCGCTGGCCCGGGCCGGGACGCCGGTCGGCATCCTGGTCCGCCGCTGGCTGGCCTTCGCCCACGGCCTGGACGTGCCGCACTACGCGGTGTCGATCGTCCGCGGCCGGGGCATCGACCGGGTCGCGCTGCGCTACCTGGCGGCCCACCACCGGGCCGCGGACGTGGTGTTCGTGGACGGCTGGACCGGCAAGGGCGCGATCACCCGCGAACTCGCCGAAGCGCTGGTCGGCACCGGCTTCGACCCGGACCTCGCGGTGCTCGCCGACTCGGGCCGCTGCGTGCGCACGTACGGCACCCGGGACGACTTCCTGATCCCGTCCGCCTGCCTCAACTCCACGGTGTCCGGCCTGGTTTCGCGTACTGTGCTGCGCGCCGGGCTGATCGGGCCGGGGGACTTCCACGGGGCCAAGCACTACGCCGAACTGGCCGGTGGCGACGTGTCGGAGGCCTTCCTGGCCGCGGTGGCCGCCCGCTTCGGCGACGTCCGCGCGGAGGCGGTCGAGGGCGCCGGGCGGCTCGCCGCCGACCCGGACCGCACCCCCGACTGGGCCGGCTGGGCCGCCGTCGAGCGGATCAGCGCCGAGTACGGGATCGACGACGTCAACCTGGTCAAGCCCGGAGTCGGCGAGACCACCCGGGTGTTGCTGCGCCGCGTCCCCTGGCGGGTGCTGGCCCGGCGCGGCGCCGGCGCCGACCTCGACCACGTGCGGCTGCTCGCCGCGCAGCGCGGCGTCCCGGTCGAGGAGGTGGACGGGCTGCCGTACAGCTGCGTGGGCCTCATCCACCCCCGCTACAGTCGGGGCGCGACGGGGGCCAGCGGGCGGGCCGTGCGGGGGAGGGAGTCCTGA
- a CDS encoding HAD family hydrolase, translating into MSCSAGGVLVASDLDRTLIYSERALALDGPDRDAPRLLCVEVLDGRPLSYLTERAAVLLAELGRKAGFVPATTRTVEQYRRVNLPGPQPTYAICGNGGQLLVDGEPDRDWRREITARIAAGSAPLAEVVRQLALCADPEWTRKRRVADELFAYLVVERDRLPAGWLTELTGWCAERGWRVSLQGRKVYAVPQPLGKSAALAEVVRRSGAGTVLAAGDSLLDADLLLAADAGWRPGHGELADSGWTAPGVTALAEVGVAAGEEIVRRFLSAAVG; encoded by the coding sequence ATGAGCTGCTCGGCGGGTGGTGTGCTGGTGGCGAGCGATCTCGACCGTACGCTCATCTACTCCGAGCGGGCCCTGGCGCTGGACGGTCCCGACCGGGACGCGCCCCGGCTGCTCTGCGTCGAGGTGCTGGACGGACGGCCGCTGTCCTACCTGACCGAGCGGGCGGCCGTGCTGCTGGCCGAGCTGGGCCGGAAGGCCGGCTTCGTGCCCGCCACCACCAGGACCGTCGAGCAGTACCGGCGGGTCAACCTGCCCGGCCCGCAGCCGACTTACGCGATCTGCGGGAACGGCGGGCAGCTGTTGGTGGACGGCGAGCCGGACCGGGACTGGCGCCGCGAGATCACCGCCCGGATCGCGGCCGGCTCGGCGCCGCTGGCGGAGGTGGTCCGGCAGCTCGCGCTGTGCGCCGACCCGGAGTGGACCCGCAAGCGGCGGGTCGCCGACGAGCTGTTCGCCTACCTGGTCGTCGAGCGCGACCGGCTGCCCGCCGGCTGGCTGACCGAGCTGACCGGCTGGTGCGCCGAACGCGGCTGGCGGGTCTCGCTGCAGGGCCGCAAGGTGTACGCCGTGCCGCAACCGCTGGGCAAGAGCGCGGCGTTGGCCGAGGTCGTCCGGCGCAGCGGCGCGGGCACCGTGCTGGCGGCCGGGGACTCGCTGCTGGACGCCGACCTGCTGCTCGCCGCCGACGCCGGGTGGCGGCCCGGCCACGGCGAACTGGCCGACAGCGGGTGGACGGCCCCCGGCGTCACCGCCCTCGCGGAGGTGGGGGTGGCGGCGGGGGAGGAGATCGTCCGTCGGTTCCTCTCTGCTGCTGTCGGCTAG
- a CDS encoding FmdB family zinc ribbon protein has translation MPRYDFRCRSCGATFELRRPMAQANDPAVCPQGHQDTVKLLSTVAVTGASSGGAPQQAPSGGGCCGGGCCG, from the coding sequence ATGCCACGCTACGACTTCCGCTGCCGCTCCTGCGGCGCCACCTTCGAGCTCCGCCGCCCGATGGCGCAGGCCAACGACCCCGCCGTCTGCCCGCAGGGCCACCAGGACACCGTGAAGCTGCTCTCCACCGTCGCCGTCACCGGTGCGTCGTCCGGCGGCGCGCCGCAGCAGGCCCCGAGCGGGGGCGGCTGCTGCGGCGGGGGGTGCTGCGGCTAG
- a CDS encoding coiled-coil domain-containing protein has protein sequence MAVAGGSGRRGRRRAGSALGEALVLPVVLAGALGAVGLASAGSGGWWGRRGAGEGVRADAREARAAAQEAFYELDETQREVRLAVETVRAAEEGTVAERALAELPAISGRVEQVTVNYLAALDAHDLDDEALDAGSAARARRLLEDVKGQLHSARAELTDFLRRLQPTLQHAEQQLMRVTPAVEQAKRALLRATTTLDEVRGAGLRADDLAARLAELAPELGRLNEGAARHGVAATLRRADEVQRRAEAISADAAQLPERARELDRRVSSLRTRIQALETKAATVEPALSELRRRFSTACWQDLQRVPEQVAETGRAAERKLAEAARARDEQRWADATAAIGTVRALLDTADGSVQAVNDRLRQLNEVQHDPNREVERARFAVRDAQRLAMAGRSAPDPRHAAPLDEAVARLDRAVATLQAAGRHPDYWYFLTELAAVRETAAQVIGLIRGDLGHR, from the coding sequence GTGGCGGTGGCCGGCGGGAGCGGGCGGCGGGGGCGGCGTCGGGCGGGGAGTGCGCTGGGCGAGGCGCTGGTGTTGCCGGTGGTGCTGGCGGGTGCGTTGGGGGCGGTCGGGCTGGCGTCGGCGGGCAGTGGTGGTTGGTGGGGGCGGCGCGGTGCCGGGGAGGGCGTGCGGGCGGACGCCAGGGAGGCCCGGGCGGCGGCGCAGGAGGCGTTCTACGAGCTGGACGAGACGCAGCGCGAGGTGCGGCTCGCGGTGGAGACCGTCCGGGCCGCCGAGGAGGGCACGGTGGCGGAGCGTGCGCTGGCCGAGCTGCCGGCGATCTCCGGCCGGGTGGAGCAGGTCACGGTGAACTACCTGGCCGCCCTGGACGCCCACGACCTGGACGACGAGGCCCTGGACGCCGGCTCCGCCGCCCGGGCGCGGCGTCTGCTGGAGGACGTGAAGGGTCAGCTGCACTCCGCCCGGGCCGAGCTGACCGACTTCCTGCGCCGCCTCCAGCCCACCCTCCAGCACGCCGAGCAGCAGCTGATGCGGGTCACCCCGGCCGTCGAGCAGGCCAAGCGCGCGCTGCTGCGGGCCACCACCACGCTGGACGAGGTGCGCGGCGCCGGGCTGCGGGCCGATGACCTGGCGGCCCGACTGGCCGAGCTGGCGCCGGAGTTGGGGCGGCTGAACGAGGGCGCGGCACGGCACGGCGTGGCGGCCACGCTGCGGCGGGCCGACGAGGTGCAGCGGCGCGCGGAGGCGATCTCCGCGGACGCCGCCCAGCTGCCCGAGCGGGCCCGCGAGCTCGACCGGCGGGTGTCCAGCCTGCGGACCAGGATCCAGGCGCTGGAGACCAAGGCGGCGACGGTCGAGCCGGCGCTGAGCGAGCTGCGCCGCCGGTTCAGCACCGCCTGCTGGCAGGACCTCCAGCGGGTGCCCGAGCAGGTCGCCGAGACCGGCCGGGCCGCCGAGCGCAAGCTCGCCGAGGCCGCCCGGGCGCGGGACGAGCAGCGCTGGGCGGACGCCACGGCCGCGATCGGTACGGTCCGCGCGCTGCTGGACACCGCGGACGGCTCGGTGCAGGCGGTGAACGACCGGCTGCGGCAGCTGAACGAGGTGCAGCACGATCCGAACCGGGAGGTGGAGCGGGCCCGGTTCGCGGTGCGGGACGCCCAGCGCCTGGCGATGGCGGGCCGCAGCGCGCCGGACCCGCGGCACGCCGCGCCGCTGGACGAGGCGGTGGCCCGGCTGGACCGGGCGGTGGCGACCCTCCAGGCGGCCGGGCGGCACCCGGACTACTGGTACTTCCTGACCGAGCTGGCGGCGGTGCGGGAGACGGCGGCGCAGGTGATCGGCCTGATTCGCGGCGACCTGGGCCACCGGTAG
- a CDS encoding serine/threonine-protein kinase, which yields MSTISRRAAAIDSMVAQPLGPGDPQEIGSFSIIGLLGTGGMGEVYLGVSDRGYAAVKLVRPRLVSSERFEREVGILYRVPFGVGPRVLASDGTPERPWFATEYVPGLTVDEAVRLHGPLPAEALWLLLAETAAQLRAVHASEIAHRDIKPANVMLVRDGVKLIDFGIARAADQARLTRSGGSYGTQGFSAPEQQAGDEDVAAPADVYSLAALLLYAASGRTPSAVPDLEPLRAVDADLAAILEPCLATEPGARPTAHEIALAVHPHLLVPPPSWPPEIMSRIDSRRDFAETPVGKLATVPPPDTSTDPKPDAGATPLASPRRPRKHLLLLPIAAVIALGAVAVFVLSPSTLPQNHTSRESGGTPVTVEALAGTTHGPSASPSASNSATAQPSPPPSTTPTGTTRTPSPSLQPSTSSTAKPASPPPTAPPSTAAATPSAAAPSPTSSSISGINGHDDPAQVKGSEADTSWFGNDAACSAWLDDDGSGSLAGVLNTSLNQTCVAELSRSDGLTYTFRASWGATKTSSVPDIGYTMWICVWNASNRSTEQCSARFGMNGTTPVRR from the coding sequence GTGAGCACGATCAGCCGGCGAGCTGCTGCGATCGACAGCATGGTCGCCCAACCACTCGGGCCGGGCGATCCGCAGGAGATCGGCAGCTTCAGCATCATCGGCCTGCTCGGCACCGGCGGCATGGGCGAGGTCTACCTCGGGGTCTCGGACCGGGGCTACGCCGCCGTCAAGCTCGTCCGGCCGCGGCTGGTCTCCAGCGAGCGCTTCGAACGGGAGGTCGGCATCCTCTACCGCGTGCCGTTCGGAGTCGGACCGCGGGTGCTGGCGAGCGACGGCACTCCGGAACGCCCGTGGTTCGCCACCGAGTACGTCCCCGGGCTCACGGTGGACGAGGCGGTCCGGCTGCACGGCCCGCTGCCCGCCGAGGCGCTGTGGCTGCTACTGGCCGAGACAGCCGCTCAACTGCGGGCCGTACACGCGTCCGAGATCGCGCACCGCGACATCAAGCCCGCCAACGTCATGCTGGTGCGCGACGGCGTGAAACTGATCGACTTCGGCATCGCGCGCGCCGCGGACCAGGCGAGGCTCACCAGGAGCGGTGGCAGCTACGGAACGCAGGGCTTCTCGGCACCGGAGCAGCAGGCCGGGGACGAGGACGTGGCAGCGCCCGCGGACGTCTACTCGCTCGCGGCGCTCCTACTCTACGCCGCCTCGGGTCGCACGCCCAGCGCCGTTCCCGACCTGGAGCCGCTGCGCGCCGTGGACGCCGATCTCGCCGCCATCCTCGAGCCCTGTCTCGCCACCGAGCCCGGAGCGCGCCCCACCGCCCACGAGATCGCCCTGGCGGTCCACCCGCACCTGCTCGTCCCGCCTCCGTCCTGGCCGCCTGAGATCATGTCACGCATCGACTCGCGACGTGACTTCGCCGAAACGCCGGTCGGCAAGCTGGCGACCGTCCCGCCACCGGACACGAGCACGGACCCGAAGCCTGACGCCGGGGCCACGCCCCTCGCATCACCTCGCCGCCCGCGCAAGCACCTGCTCCTGTTACCGATCGCCGCGGTGATCGCCCTCGGCGCGGTCGCGGTGTTCGTCCTCAGCCCGTCCACACTCCCGCAGAACCACACTTCGCGGGAGTCCGGCGGCACGCCGGTCACCGTGGAGGCCCTGGCCGGGACGACGCACGGGCCCTCCGCAAGCCCGAGCGCCTCGAACTCCGCCACCGCGCAACCCTCTCCCCCGCCTTCGACCACCCCGACCGGCACCACGCGGACGCCCTCCCCGAGCCTGCAGCCCTCGACCTCCTCCACCGCCAAACCCGCCTCCCCGCCACCGACCGCCCCACCGAGTACGGCCGCCGCCACGCCCTCAGCGGCCGCCCCCAGCCCCACCTCGTCGTCGATCAGCGGCATCAACGGCCACGACGACCCGGCCCAGGTCAAGGGCTCCGAGGCGGACACCAGTTGGTTCGGCAACGACGCCGCCTGCTCCGCCTGGCTGGACGACGACGGCTCCGGCTCACTCGCGGGCGTGCTCAACACCTCCCTGAACCAGACCTGCGTCGCCGAACTCTCCCGCAGCGACGGCCTCACCTACACCTTCCGCGCCTCCTGGGGCGCCACGAAGACGAGCTCCGTCCCCGACATCGGCTACACGATGTGGATCTGCGTCTGGAACGCGAGCAACCGATCCACCGAGCAGTGCTCCGCTCGCTTCGGCATGAACGGCACCACCCCGGTCCGCCGGTGA
- a CDS encoding FHA domain-containing protein, giving the protein MTNGNFPPRMLPPGSPADRVPPAPPGTIFVLGPEGGYAVPPRRYTLLFGRDREDVHVPVGVDDPTVSRRHGVFTCAGTDGDWWLVNTGNLPIELPDGVLMLTGHQRIIGPGYTPLVINSSKRRSHLVEVRVVDGDDRHPRATSRAETAAPETVYVLSPQERLVLTALARRYLEGQDAFPLPLAWEDTARLANASPHATKYWTHKSAANTVEDVRERLRRRGVRGLTRDEVGEPVGSTLSVNLIRELLRTATLNAQDLELLADQG; this is encoded by the coding sequence ATGACGAACGGAAACTTCCCACCGCGGATGCTGCCGCCGGGCAGTCCCGCCGACCGGGTGCCCCCGGCGCCGCCCGGGACGATCTTCGTGCTCGGCCCGGAGGGTGGATACGCCGTGCCGCCGCGCCGGTACACCTTGCTGTTCGGGCGCGACCGCGAGGACGTGCACGTACCGGTCGGTGTCGACGACCCGACCGTCAGCCGTCGGCACGGCGTCTTCACCTGCGCGGGCACGGACGGCGACTGGTGGTTGGTCAACACCGGCAACCTGCCGATCGAACTGCCCGACGGCGTGCTGATGCTCACCGGCCACCAGCGGATCATCGGGCCCGGGTACACCCCGCTGGTGATCAACTCGTCCAAGCGGCGCTCCCACCTGGTGGAGGTCCGCGTCGTGGACGGGGACGACCGGCACCCCCGTGCCACGAGCAGGGCCGAGACCGCGGCTCCCGAGACGGTCTACGTACTCTCCCCGCAGGAGCGACTCGTGCTCACCGCGCTCGCCCGGCGCTACCTGGAGGGCCAGGACGCCTTCCCGCTCCCGTTGGCCTGGGAGGACACCGCCCGGCTGGCCAACGCCTCGCCCCACGCGACCAAGTACTGGACCCACAAGTCGGCCGCCAACACGGTCGAGGACGTGCGCGAGCGGCTGCGCCGGCGGGGTGTGCGCGGACTGACGCGTGATGAGGTCGGCGAGCCGGTCGGCTCGACGCTCAGCGTCAACCTGATCAGGGAGTTGCTGAGGACGGCGACACTGAACGCCCAGGACCTGGAGCTGCTGGCCGATCAGGGCTGA
- a CDS encoding AAA family ATPase encodes MPENNGAPGGSGRIRTGDVSGTMIVGNRNTVTNLNITAGHGSAITLNAGPPPNPVKRQPISHLPRSGADPLIGRERELQALQQAIGARQLVQIWGTSGVGKSALLRHVARTLPRGPEGVAYIEAGGRTADDLAQAIFDISFDAPNYKPSLEVLKEHLKTLRLRIYLDDAGLDEKDLHRLFDMAGQSAFVFTSQHRSPVAGVHAIRLDGLTDTAGVHLVQTVLARPLRPEETQTVAALCDALHGNPLRLRRIALSVATGKRLPTIADLPALLPALLNRLQPAERDLLHLLGSLSGAELAAPQLNALLGRTDSDALAGGLVRHGLLIASETGYGCPPDVAECVLKSRMTQFPADRLCRALTAWVESRDTTPDQVAAHFQALDVAVLGAERSGQAQLGVELARAASPKLALSRQFDAWGSLLGAGWAAAKSVGDRAGEEFFLREARTRRKAIGRAALTTALALEAGALWQELAALQAHSVAHHAATTAITAVPPVAPLAPVVPVAPVTPVTPAPTAVAPPTVTHPAVSPPTITHPVPTPTAPAPVHAPTPPQVIDLSQTAQQPLPAGHVAGTHAAPSHAVPQKIDLSGAHSSATTHSTHAASSTATTTSTGHTALATAGAATAKGGVALVVACVVGLGTVLGVGAMVYAQNQSDGTPAAQATYPSVPTRPVYTPRPPVPAPPVYTPKPPAPAPAPLVTPDPVDPVCATAEPELEQETQQYNADLATVQSAVESYNNAIEAHNSGRTSTVPDDSAMNSRIDIILKDLRASESTLRGAISQARDRSVVADLKGILTARQQEESQFRSFRNKTSNSYDTASQASAFNSAWRSLVIHCTAF; translated from the coding sequence ATGCCAGAGAACAACGGTGCTCCGGGCGGTTCCGGACGGATCCGGACGGGCGATGTCTCCGGAACGATGATCGTCGGCAACCGGAACACCGTGACCAACCTGAACATCACCGCCGGGCACGGTTCGGCCATCACCCTGAATGCGGGACCGCCGCCGAATCCGGTCAAGCGTCAGCCGATCTCCCACCTGCCGCGCTCCGGCGCCGATCCGCTGATCGGCCGGGAGCGGGAGCTCCAGGCACTGCAACAGGCCATCGGAGCAAGGCAGTTGGTGCAGATCTGGGGCACCTCCGGGGTCGGCAAGAGTGCGCTGCTGCGCCACGTCGCCCGCACTTTGCCGCGCGGGCCCGAGGGCGTGGCCTACATCGAAGCCGGCGGACGGACGGCCGACGACCTCGCGCAGGCGATCTTCGACATCAGCTTCGACGCGCCGAACTACAAGCCGTCGCTGGAGGTGCTGAAGGAACACCTGAAAACCCTGCGGCTGCGGATCTACCTGGACGACGCGGGACTCGACGAGAAGGACCTGCACCGGCTCTTCGACATGGCCGGACAGTCCGCCTTCGTCTTCACCTCGCAGCACCGGTCGCCGGTCGCCGGCGTACACGCGATCCGACTCGACGGACTGACGGACACGGCAGGGGTGCACCTCGTACAGACCGTACTGGCCCGTCCGTTGCGGCCCGAGGAAACTCAGACCGTGGCGGCGCTGTGCGACGCCCTGCACGGCAATCCGCTCCGGCTGCGGCGCATCGCCCTGTCAGTCGCGACCGGCAAGCGCCTGCCGACCATCGCCGACCTCCCCGCACTGCTCCCCGCCCTGCTCAACAGGCTCCAGCCGGCCGAACGTGACCTGCTGCACCTGCTCGGCTCGCTGTCCGGCGCCGAGTTGGCGGCCCCGCAGCTCAACGCCCTGCTCGGTCGGACGGACAGCGACGCGCTCGCCGGCGGCCTGGTGCGGCACGGCCTGCTGATCGCCTCGGAAACCGGCTACGGGTGTCCCCCGGACGTCGCCGAGTGCGTACTCAAGAGCCGGATGACGCAATTCCCGGCCGATCGGCTCTGCCGGGCGCTCACCGCGTGGGTCGAGTCGCGGGACACCACCCCGGACCAGGTCGCGGCCCACTTCCAGGCCCTGGACGTCGCGGTGCTGGGAGCGGAGAGGAGCGGACAGGCGCAGCTCGGCGTGGAGTTGGCCCGTGCCGCCTCGCCGAAACTGGCGCTCTCCCGGCAGTTCGACGCGTGGGGCAGCCTCCTCGGAGCCGGCTGGGCCGCCGCGAAGAGCGTGGGCGACCGCGCGGGCGAGGAGTTCTTCCTGCGCGAGGCGCGCACCCGCCGCAAGGCGATCGGCCGGGCCGCACTGACGACGGCCCTGGCGCTGGAGGCGGGGGCGCTCTGGCAGGAACTCGCCGCCCTGCAAGCGCACTCGGTGGCCCACCATGCCGCGACGACGGCGATCACCGCCGTGCCGCCGGTCGCGCCTCTCGCGCCGGTCGTGCCGGTTGCTCCGGTCACGCCGGTCACCCCGGCACCGACCGCGGTCGCCCCGCCGACGGTCACCCACCCGGCGGTCAGCCCCCCGACGATCACCCACCCGGTCCCCACCCCCACTGCTCCGGCGCCCGTGCACGCGCCGACTCCACCACAGGTGATCGACCTGTCCCAAACCGCCCAACAGCCCCTGCCCGCCGGCCACGTGGCCGGCACACACGCCGCCCCCTCGCACGCAGTGCCGCAGAAGATCGACCTCTCGGGTGCCCACAGCTCCGCCACCACCCACTCGACGCACGCCGCGAGCAGCACCGCGACCACGACCAGCACGGGCCACACGGCGCTCGCCACCGCCGGTGCAGCGACTGCCAAGGGCGGAGTGGCCCTCGTCGTCGCCTGCGTGGTCGGCCTCGGGACCGTGCTCGGCGTGGGTGCCATGGTCTACGCCCAGAACCAGTCGGACGGGACTCCGGCGGCCCAGGCCACCTACCCATCGGTCCCGACACGGCCGGTCTACACCCCCAGGCCGCCGGTCCCGGCTCCACCGGTCTACACCCCCAAGCCGCCGGCCCCGGCCCCGGCCCCGTTGGTAACGCCGGACCCCGTTGATCCTGTGTGCGCAACGGCGGAACCGGAATTGGAACAGGAGACCCAGCAGTACAACGCCGACCTGGCCACCGTGCAAAGCGCCGTCGAGTCGTACAACAACGCCATAGAGGCGCACAACTCAGGACGGACCTCCACCGTTCCCGACGACAGCGCGATGAACTCCCGTATCGACATCATCCTCAAGGACCTGCGCGCCAGCGAGTCCACGTTGCGGGGAGCCATATCGCAAGCACGGGACAGATCCGTGGTAGCCGACCTCAAGGGCATTCTGACCGCTCGCCAGCAGGAGGAGAGCCAGTTCCGCTCGTTTCGGAACAAGACCAGTAACAGCTACGACACAGCCAGCCAGGCTTCGGCATTCAACTCGGCCTGGCGGAGTCTGGTGATCCACTGCACAGCCTTTTGA
- a CDS encoding Crp/Fnr family transcriptional regulator: MGNTRVRGAEAYWPPAGLLGRVGEADRRVLLGLGHGVVYPAGQITIHEADTSDFALLLIGGTVKVTAHAQDGREALLAVRMAGDLVGELAGIDGQPRSGTVTTCGRVLARYILSSELLECTKRHPAIGLALSASVVAKLRTATGRIVDFTGCDVLGRLARILHHLAVTYRRPGRNEAQLPLSQPEMATLVGAAESSIHKALRALRESGAVVTGYRRITILDLDHLARIAVAAEAAEAAHSPAISPNS; encoded by the coding sequence ATGGGCAACACACGAGTGCGCGGGGCCGAGGCCTACTGGCCGCCGGCCGGACTGCTCGGCAGGGTCGGCGAGGCCGACCGCCGAGTCCTGCTGGGGCTCGGCCACGGCGTCGTCTACCCGGCTGGTCAGATCACCATCCACGAGGCCGACACCTCGGACTTCGCGCTGCTCCTGATCGGCGGCACGGTGAAGGTCACCGCGCACGCACAGGACGGTCGGGAGGCGCTGCTGGCCGTACGGATGGCCGGGGACCTGGTCGGGGAGCTCGCCGGGATCGACGGTCAGCCACGCAGCGGTACGGTGACCACCTGCGGCCGGGTGCTGGCCCGCTACATCCTGTCCTCCGAACTGCTGGAGTGCACGAAGCGGCACCCCGCCATCGGGCTCGCACTCAGCGCGAGCGTGGTGGCCAAGCTGCGCACGGCGACCGGCCGGATCGTCGACTTCACCGGTTGCGACGTGCTCGGGCGGCTGGCCAGGATCCTGCACCACCTGGCCGTCACCTACCGGCGACCCGGCCGGAACGAAGCCCAACTCCCGCTTTCGCAGCCCGAGATGGCCACGCTGGTCGGCGCTGCGGAGTCGTCGATCCACAAGGCCCTGCGGGCCCTGCGGGAGTCGGGCGCGGTCGTCACGGGCTACCGCAGGATCACGATCCTCGACCTGGACCACCTCGCCCGGATCGCCGTCGCGGCCGAAGCGGCCGAAGCGGCCCATTCGCCGGCGATCTCACCAAACAGCTAA